In a single window of the Halodesulfovibrio sp. MK-HDV genome:
- the hmcC gene encoding sulfate respiration complex protein HmcC: protein MSNDQKNFWHAGNILTAIIIAGGLVLTFLRFYKGIGAVTNLDDNNPWGLWIGFDLMCGVALAAGGYVASASCYLFGMKHYHSAVRPAITTAFLGYFFVVIALLYDLGHPWRLPYPLVYSQGTTSLLFEVGLCVSLYVSVLFIEWSPAAFEWLGMRKLRNIALKLTLPLTIMGVVLSTMHQSSLGALFLIAPGKLHPLWYSSFMPVFFFISSMVAGASMVIFEGTLAHKGLHRMMDETHLKEANGVAFGFAKAASFILAGYFFIKLFDITMDNDWQYLATGYGAIFLVEMFGFVLLPSFLYAIGVRERNLKIVRIASVLGVLGIVVNRFNVSMVAYNWQLPAAERYFPSLMEIGISIFVVTLIITAYRFITTRMPVLFEHPEYKDAH from the coding sequence ATGAGTAACGATCAAAAAAACTTCTGGCACGCCGGAAACATCCTTACCGCTATCATTATTGCTGGTGGTCTGGTTCTTACCTTCCTGCGTTTCTATAAAGGTATCGGCGCCGTAACCAACCTCGACGACAACAACCCTTGGGGTCTGTGGATCGGTTTCGACCTGATGTGTGGTGTAGCATTGGCTGCCGGTGGTTATGTAGCCTCCGCATCCTGCTACCTCTTCGGCATGAAGCACTACCATTCCGCAGTGCGTCCTGCTATCACTACCGCTTTTCTTGGCTACTTCTTTGTAGTTATTGCTCTTCTGTACGATCTGGGTCACCCATGGAGACTCCCATACCCACTGGTATACTCTCAGGGCACCACATCCCTTCTTTTCGAAGTTGGCTTGTGTGTTTCCCTCTACGTATCAGTACTTTTTATAGAGTGGTCACCTGCAGCATTCGAATGGCTCGGTATGCGTAAGCTTCGCAACATTGCATTAAAGCTTACCCTGCCTCTTACCATTATGGGTGTTGTACTTTCCACCATGCATCAGAGCTCCCTTGGCGCGTTGTTCCTCATCGCACCGGGTAAGCTTCATCCGCTTTGGTACTCCAGCTTTATGCCGGTGTTCTTCTTCATCTCCTCCATGGTGGCTGGTGCTTCCATGGTAATTTTTGAAGGCACTCTGGCTCATAAAGGTCTGCACCGTATGATGGACGAAACACATCTTAAAGAAGCTAACGGCGTGGCATTCGGCTTTGCAAAAGCTGCCTCCTTCATTCTCGCCGGTTACTTCTTCATCAAGCTGTTCGACATCACAATGGACAACGACTGGCAGTACCTTGCAACTGGTTACGGTGCTATCTTCCTTGTTGAAATGTTCGGTTTTGTACTGCTTCCTTCTTTCCTCTACGCAATCGGCGTACGTGAAAGGAATCTGAAGATTGTACGCATCGCATCCGTGCTTGGCGTACTTGGTATCGTAGTAAACCGTTTCAACGTGAGCATGGTTGCATACAACTGGCAGCTCCCGGCTGCTGAACGTTACTTCCCTAGCCTCATGGAAATCGGCATTTCTATTTTTGTCGTGACGCTTATTATTACAGCGTACCGCTTCATCACTACCCGGATGCCTGTTTTGTTCGAGCATCCGGAGTACAAAGACGCTCATTAG
- the hmcB gene encoding sulfate respiration complex iron-sulfur protein HmcB, whose product MHRRKFLSLLGGAGIASTLGTTKAKAASNASFDGYPDAMGVLHDSSRCIGCRKCEEGCNTVNNFPKPEKPFDDLSVLDTKRRTNSTTHTVVNKYNVAGLDHPIFRKQQCNHCMEPACASACFVKAFTKNSDGSVTYNGDVCVGCRYCMIACPFSVPTFEYEDPLDPLIQKCTMCHPLIKEGKLPGCVQSCPKEALTFGKRSDLIDIARERIRKHPDRYVKKIYGETEAGGTNWLYLAPVKHTEVGQPVVGKKSAPELTAGALGAVPMVVGIWPVLLTGAYAISKRKEKIAAEDQKTAVAQAVTETQSAAEDKLKAAMAKAAKDKEASITRETKKAVANAEKEFEEKLAALQNPESEEVEESSKPEGDA is encoded by the coding sequence ATGCATCGCAGAAAATTCCTAAGCCTGCTTGGCGGCGCCGGTATTGCTTCCACCTTGGGAACTACTAAGGCGAAAGCTGCCAGCAACGCTTCATTTGATGGATACCCAGATGCAATGGGCGTGCTGCACGACAGCAGCCGTTGTATCGGTTGTCGCAAATGTGAAGAGGGCTGTAATACAGTAAACAACTTCCCGAAACCAGAGAAGCCATTCGATGACCTCTCAGTTTTGGATACTAAACGCAGAACCAACTCCACCACGCACACTGTAGTTAATAAGTACAATGTTGCCGGTCTGGATCACCCTATCTTCCGTAAACAGCAGTGTAACCACTGCATGGAACCAGCATGTGCATCCGCATGTTTTGTTAAAGCGTTCACCAAAAACTCCGACGGCTCCGTTACTTACAACGGCGACGTTTGTGTTGGTTGTCGCTACTGCATGATCGCGTGTCCATTCTCCGTTCCTACTTTTGAATACGAAGATCCATTAGATCCACTCATTCAGAAATGTACTATGTGTCACCCGCTCATTAAAGAAGGCAAACTTCCAGGCTGTGTTCAATCATGTCCTAAAGAAGCCCTCACCTTTGGTAAGCGTTCTGACCTTATTGATATCGCACGCGAACGTATCCGCAAGCACCCTGATCGTTACGTAAAGAAAATTTACGGCGAAACAGAAGCTGGCGGAACCAACTGGCTCTACCTTGCTCCGGTAAAACATACCGAAGTTGGTCAGCCTGTAGTTGGCAAAAAGTCCGCTCCGGAACTTACAGCAGGCGCTCTTGGCGCTGTACCAATGGTAGTAGGCATCTGGCCTGTACTGCTCACTGGTGCATACGCAATCAGCAAGCGTAAAGAAAAAATCGCTGCTGAAGACCAGAAAACTGCTGTAGCACAGGCTGTTACCGAAACTCAGTCAGCTGCTGAAGACAAGCTTAAAGCTGCAATGGCAAAAGCTGCTAAAGATAAAGAAGCTTCCATTACACGCGAAACAAAAAAAGCTGTCGCTAACGCTGAGAAAGAGTTTGAGGAAAAGCTTGCTGCACTTCAGAACCCTGAGAGCGAAGAAGTAGAAGAAAGCTCCAAGCCTGAGGGAGATGCATAA
- a CDS encoding ribosome maturation factor has translation MTGNGLYEQIKDIITPLVDDAELTLWGFELASGQKMVVRIYVEGPEGVTIAQCAKLSRHIGLTLEVEDVLSDAYTLEVSSPGLERPFFTAEQVSHYIGKPVLVVLRDPHEDVPGRRKFQGEVKSVTDNILVLTLPNDEGDLTIDWDDLKKAHLVHIFPDTSKGKKKK, from the coding sequence ATGACCGGAAACGGACTGTACGAACAGATTAAAGATATTATTACCCCACTCGTCGATGATGCTGAACTCACCCTTTGGGGTTTTGAGCTCGCTTCCGGCCAGAAGATGGTGGTTCGAATTTATGTAGAAGGCCCTGAAGGTGTAACCATCGCTCAGTGTGCCAAGCTTTCCAGACATATTGGTTTGACGCTCGAAGTTGAAGACGTTCTCTCTGATGCATATACACTGGAAGTTTCTTCACCAGGCCTTGAACGCCCGTTTTTCACAGCAGAGCAGGTTTCCCACTACATTGGTAAACCCGTTTTAGTAGTACTGCGCGACCCACACGAAGATGTGCCGGGACGTCGTAAATTCCAAGGCGAAGTCAAGTCCGTAACAGACAACATTCTTGTCCTCACTCTTCCTAATGATGAGGGCGACCTGACTATTGACTGGGATGATCTGAAAAAAGCACACTTGGTACATATTTTTCCTGATACCAGCAAAGGCAAGAAAAAGAAGTAG
- a CDS encoding Rrf2 family transcriptional regulator, with product MKFTTRSRYATRMLLDIAMNEEDGPVSIKDVAMRQEISIKYLEKLMRDLKKEGYLNSTLGAKGGYHLSRNPSRIRLGELVQALENTEPCYGCDENHSCCPRIHVCLTRTMWEEASKAMYHKLNQFSLADLIRDTSLCPKNQPDSVPPRV from the coding sequence ATGAAATTCACCACAAGAAGCCGCTACGCAACACGTATGCTCCTCGACATCGCAATGAACGAGGAGGACGGCCCTGTCTCCATTAAAGACGTGGCCATGCGGCAGGAAATATCCATTAAGTATTTAGAAAAACTTATGCGTGACCTTAAAAAGGAAGGCTACCTTAACAGCACGTTAGGTGCCAAAGGTGGCTACCACCTCTCACGCAACCCATCCAGAATACGGCTGGGAGAACTGGTACAGGCACTGGAAAATACGGAACCATGCTACGGCTGTGATGAAAATCATTCCTGCTGTCCACGCATCCACGTATGCCTCACCCGCACCATGTGGGAAGAAGCATCAAAAGCCATGTACCACAAGCTCAATCAGTTCTCGTTAGCTGACCTTATCCGCGACACGTCACTGTGCCCTAAAAATCAGCCGGATTCTGTTCCACCTCGGGTCTAA
- the hmcF gene encoding sulfate respiration complex iron-sulfur protein HmcF produces MPQGTFCNTTPIGSEAELKSLLGDKGGAQYYEEMKALDVDSDAIAALIEKTCQSRTRTWLEICAHCGMCADSCFLYRVNDRDPKQVPAYKIQSTLGVLVKKKGKVTNEFMRHCVDVAWSQCTCCNRCGMYCPHGIDMGIMFSYLRGILNSQGFVPWEMKIGSGMHRVYNAQMDVTTEDWVDTCEWMADEYGEEWPGLEIPVDKEDADIMYTLNAREPKHYPEDLAEAAILFHLAGENWTVPSKGWEQTSLSMFAGDWAACKMQVQSVYDAIERLRPKRVIGTECGHAHRATVIEGPYWTGREDGLPPAPYIHYVEWVAEALRTGKIKIDPEKKIKEPVTLQDSCNYVRNHGLAKATREIMSYIAEDFREMGPNREHNYCCGGGGGFNGIGKYRKQRNKALQTKRDQILATGCKLVIAPCHNCWDAIRDLEEEYEIGIRWSFLKPLLIKMAIVPEHMQLPEE; encoded by the coding sequence ATGCCTCAAGGTACTTTTTGTAACACCACACCTATTGGCAGCGAAGCAGAACTTAAATCTCTGCTTGGCGACAAAGGTGGCGCTCAGTACTACGAAGAAATGAAAGCACTCGACGTTGATTCCGACGCCATTGCTGCCTTAATCGAAAAAACTTGTCAGTCCCGTACCCGTACGTGGCTCGAAATATGTGCCCACTGTGGCATGTGTGCAGATTCCTGCTTCCTGTACCGCGTAAACGATCGCGATCCTAAACAGGTTCCTGCATACAAAATCCAGTCTACCCTTGGTGTACTGGTTAAGAAAAAAGGTAAAGTGACCAACGAGTTCATGCGCCATTGCGTGGACGTTGCATGGTCACAGTGCACATGTTGTAACCGTTGTGGCATGTACTGTCCGCACGGCATCGACATGGGTATTATGTTCAGCTACCTGCGCGGTATTCTTAACTCTCAGGGTTTTGTACCTTGGGAAATGAAAATCGGCTCCGGTATGCACCGTGTGTACAACGCACAGATGGACGTTACCACAGAAGACTGGGTTGATACCTGTGAGTGGATGGCTGATGAATACGGCGAAGAGTGGCCGGGTCTGGAAATTCCTGTTGATAAGGAAGACGCAGACATCATGTACACTCTTAACGCTCGTGAGCCAAAACATTACCCTGAAGATCTTGCAGAAGCAGCTATCCTTTTCCACCTTGCAGGTGAAAACTGGACAGTGCCAAGTAAAGGTTGGGAGCAGACGTCCCTCTCCATGTTCGCAGGAGACTGGGCAGCATGCAAAATGCAGGTTCAATCCGTATATGACGCTATTGAACGTCTCCGTCCAAAGCGTGTTATCGGTACCGAGTGCGGTCACGCACACCGCGCAACCGTAATCGAAGGTCCTTACTGGACTGGTCGTGAAGACGGTCTGCCGCCTGCACCATACATTCACTATGTTGAATGGGTTGCAGAAGCACTGCGCACCGGTAAAATCAAAATCGACCCTGAGAAAAAGATTAAAGAACCTGTTACTCTTCAGGATTCCTGTAACTACGTGCGTAACCACGGCTTAGCTAAAGCTACCCGTGAAATCATGAGCTACATTGCTGAAGACTTCCGCGAAATGGGTCCTAACCGTGAACACAACTACTGTTGTGGCGGTGGTGGTGGCTTTAACGGCATCGGTAAATACCGTAAGCAACGTAACAAAGCGCTCCAGACCAAACGCGATCAGATTCTTGCAACTGGCTGTAAGCTTGTTATTGCACCTTGCCATAACTGCTGGGACGCTATCCGCGACCTCGAAGAGGAATACGAAATCGGCATCCGCTGGTCATTCCTCAAGCCACTGCTTATCAAAATGGCGATTGTTCCTGAGCACATGCAGCTTCCGGAAGAATAG
- the hmcD gene encoding sulfate respiration complex protein HmcD, with product MENIIYTLHDFMLHTKTITYVLMGVALVSFVGYWSFLTGREEKMRKY from the coding sequence ATGGAAAACATTATCTATACTCTCCACGACTTTATGCTCCACACCAAGACCATCACATACGTGTTGATGGGTGTGGCACTGGTCAGCTTTGTCGGTTACTGGTCATTCCTGACCGGCAGAGAAGAAAAAATGAGAAAGTACTAG
- the hmcE gene encoding sulfate respiration complex protein HmcE has protein sequence MIAFLTGPMLWISLLVFFGGLTVRAVMYVRGLSWQLDRVAYKPHMSLGLRGALHSIRCWLTPGGTYGWREQPFMAVAFFLFHIGAVLLPLFLLGHQELLKMAFGFSLPTLPSGVADALTVLAIIGGLMLAIRRIALPEVRILTTPYDWFILAISVAPFVTGFIARLHIGNYDFWLVCHILTGEALLLLAPFTKLSHIVLFFMSRGQLGMDYNIKRGGAKRDIAFPW, from the coding sequence ATGATAGCATTTCTTACCGGACCGATGCTGTGGATATCACTGCTGGTATTCTTCGGCGGTCTCACAGTTCGTGCCGTAATGTACGTACGCGGTCTTAGCTGGCAGCTTGACCGTGTAGCATATAAGCCGCACATGTCTCTCGGCCTTCGTGGCGCACTTCACTCCATCCGTTGCTGGCTCACTCCGGGCGGCACTTACGGTTGGCGCGAACAGCCTTTCATGGCAGTAGCATTCTTCCTGTTCCATATCGGCGCAGTGTTGCTTCCGCTTTTCCTGCTCGGCCACCAGGAACTTCTTAAAATGGCATTCGGCTTCAGCCTGCCGACGTTACCGTCCGGCGTTGCAGATGCACTTACAGTTCTCGCGATCATCGGTGGCTTAATGCTTGCTATCCGTCGTATCGCGCTTCCTGAAGTTCGCATTCTTACAACACCTTACGATTGGTTCATTCTCGCTATTTCCGTAGCGCCTTTCGTAACCGGCTTTATCGCTCGTCTGCATATCGGTAACTACGATTTCTGGCTTGTTTGCCATATCCTTACCGGTGAAGCTCTGCTGCTTCTGGCACCATTTACCAAGCTGTCCCACATCGTACTGTTCTTCATGTCCCGTGGTCAGCTCGGCATGGATTACAACATCAAACGCGGTGGCGCTAAACGCGATATCGCATTCCCGTGGTAA
- a CDS encoding two-component system response regulator yields the protein MRKRILVVEDDPNVLEYMINFLQSGDYDAVGAQNGNTALNLASGTPFDLITLNMEMRNDSGAVVYKQLASGNYNRETPFIFVGGPKEIHQAIPNAVATVTKPFDPDRMLTIIRQTLGE from the coding sequence ATGAGAAAACGTATCCTTGTTGTTGAGGATGACCCGAATGTCCTCGAGTACATGATCAATTTCCTACAGTCTGGTGATTACGATGCTGTGGGTGCACAGAACGGCAACACTGCCCTCAACCTTGCATCCGGAACACCGTTTGATTTGATCACCCTGAATATGGAAATGCGCAACGACTCTGGCGCAGTGGTCTACAAGCAGCTTGCTTCCGGCAATTACAACAGGGAAACTCCGTTCATTTTTGTGGGTGGCCCTAAAGAGATTCATCAGGCCATTCCCAATGCTGTGGCGACAGTAACCAAGCCATTTGATCCCGACAGAATGCTCACCATTATCCGACAGACTCTCGGCGAATAG
- the rpsO gene encoding 30S ribosomal protein S15, with translation MVMTPEAKQAVINEFAQNEGDTGSPEVQVALLTARIKYLTGHFKEHKHDYHSRTGLLKLVGQRRKLLKYLAHKDVQRYRDLIKRLGLRK, from the coding sequence GTGGTAATGACCCCTGAAGCAAAACAGGCAGTTATTAATGAATTTGCCCAGAATGAAGGAGACACAGGCTCTCCGGAAGTACAGGTAGCCCTTTTGACTGCCCGTATCAAATACCTTACTGGCCATTTCAAAGAGCACAAACATGACTATCACTCCCGTACTGGTCTGTTGAAACTCGTAGGTCAGCGTCGTAAGCTTCTGAAGTACCTTGCTCACAAGGACGTTCAGCGCTACCGTGATCTCATCAAAAGACTTGGCCTTCGTAAGTAG
- the truB gene encoding tRNA pseudouridine(55) synthase TruB gives MAQVPQQHGILLLNKPKGPSSGGCISKIKRLGQKKIGHAGTLDPMAQGLLIVLLGQGTKLSNYLMAGGEKVYSGTIKLGETTDTWDAEGQVTATADWQHITEEDVRAEVAHWLETTEQEVPAYSAAKHKGKSLYKLAREGKETPVKIKTVKISEAATLSVELPFLRFRVRCSTGTYIRSLAHSLGIRLKCGAVLTELIREYSHPFSLDMACEPDELVENPELLESKIISLEEALPTWPKIILSDEESALVKNGNPIPYDPEQIAQMPFSIGVTAMLLDSNRTPLALAETDIVQRQPVWTIMRGLWQS, from the coding sequence ATGGCACAAGTACCACAGCAGCACGGTATTCTGCTTCTCAATAAGCCTAAGGGACCTTCTTCTGGTGGATGCATCAGTAAGATTAAACGTCTCGGGCAAAAGAAAATCGGTCACGCAGGCACTCTCGATCCTATGGCTCAAGGTCTGTTGATCGTTTTACTCGGACAGGGCACAAAACTGTCCAACTACCTAATGGCCGGCGGCGAAAAAGTGTATTCAGGCACCATTAAACTTGGTGAAACGACTGATACATGGGACGCAGAAGGTCAAGTAACAGCTACAGCAGACTGGCAGCACATCACAGAAGAAGATGTACGCGCCGAAGTTGCTCACTGGCTTGAAACTACCGAGCAGGAAGTTCCTGCGTACTCAGCAGCAAAACACAAAGGGAAATCCTTGTATAAGCTGGCGCGAGAAGGTAAAGAAACACCGGTTAAGATAAAAACCGTAAAAATTTCCGAAGCAGCAACTCTATCGGTTGAGTTGCCGTTTCTCCGTTTCCGGGTGCGGTGCAGCACTGGTACGTATATTCGGTCCCTGGCCCACAGCTTGGGGATTCGATTGAAGTGCGGGGCAGTTCTCACTGAACTTATCCGGGAATACAGCCATCCGTTCTCGTTGGACATGGCTTGCGAGCCCGATGAACTGGTCGAAAATCCAGAGTTGCTTGAATCAAAGATTATATCTTTGGAAGAAGCATTGCCTACATGGCCAAAAATTATCCTCAGCGATGAGGAATCTGCTTTGGTCAAAAATGGCAACCCGATTCCGTATGATCCGGAACAAATTGCACAGATGCCGTTTTCTATCGGTGTTACTGCAATGCTTTTGGATTCAAACAGAACGCCTCTGGCTCTTGCCGAAACAGACATCGTGCAACGCCAGCCCGTATGGACCATCATGCGCGGCCTTTGGCAATCCTAA
- a CDS encoding DUF448 domain-containing protein: MHKAIRKHHTPVRRCVMCRTSFPKSELRRYVCTQTESGDTIPIFDEEQLMPGRGYYICNSQECEKRFAKFRGWRK, encoded by the coding sequence ATGCACAAAGCCATCCGGAAACACCATACACCCGTCCGCAGATGTGTGATGTGTCGAACAAGTTTTCCTAAGAGTGAACTTAGACGATATGTCTGCACACAGACAGAATCCGGTGATACAATACCTATCTTCGATGAAGAGCAGTTAATGCCGGGTAGAGGTTACTATATCTGCAACAGCCAAGAGTGCGAAAAACGTTTCGCAAAGTTCAGAGGCTGGCGGAAGTAA
- the nusA gene encoding transcription termination factor NusA, whose amino-acid sequence MSMDIKKAIEQISKDRGLDRGMLVDTLEEAVRTSVIRKFGEDLDVEVSFNEDTGEIEVFQFKVVTRDEDIENDVTQISIEDAREHDPSVQLDDEMGFRLKVEDLGRIAAQSAKQVIIQRMRDAEQEIIYEEYKDRQGEMLSGIVQRRDKAGWIINLGRTEALLPKDEQIPREHYKRGDRVQALVIDVRKEGRGPQVIVSRSHPDYMSLLFKREVPEVDDGIVVIMNIARDPGSRAKAAVMTRDRDVDPVGACVGIRGSRIQNIVQELRGERIDIVVWSAEIATYARNALSPAVITRIVVDEEENMLEVIVPDSQLTNAIGRKGQNVKLASKLLGWKIDIFTETRYNEGHAIGQGLDQLASVAEVPLQSFVDAGFQTIEKLQDASDEELLTVEGLTESKITDLRTAINFLSSAIEGTVSDETEEEAVEAVDADDAAEAPVAADEAPAEEEVEEAGETEEAVTEKKETE is encoded by the coding sequence ATGAGCATGGATATTAAAAAAGCCATCGAGCAGATCAGTAAAGACCGCGGCCTTGATCGTGGCATGCTGGTCGACACGTTGGAAGAAGCTGTTCGCACATCCGTTATTCGCAAATTTGGCGAAGATCTTGATGTTGAAGTAAGCTTTAATGAAGACACCGGTGAGATTGAGGTGTTTCAGTTTAAAGTCGTTACCCGCGATGAAGACATCGAAAACGACGTTACCCAAATTTCTATTGAAGATGCTCGTGAACACGACCCTTCAGTTCAGCTCGATGACGAAATGGGCTTCCGCCTCAAGGTAGAAGACCTTGGTCGTATTGCTGCACAGTCTGCCAAGCAGGTAATTATCCAGCGCATGCGTGATGCTGAGCAGGAAATTATATACGAAGAATATAAAGACAGACAAGGCGAAATGCTTAGCGGCATCGTACAACGCCGTGACAAAGCTGGTTGGATTATCAACCTCGGTCGCACCGAAGCGCTCTTGCCTAAAGATGAACAAATTCCGCGCGAACATTACAAACGTGGTGACCGTGTTCAGGCACTGGTTATTGACGTTCGTAAAGAAGGTCGTGGTCCACAGGTTATTGTTTCCCGTTCCCACCCGGATTACATGTCTTTACTCTTTAAGCGTGAAGTACCGGAAGTTGACGACGGCATCGTTGTTATCATGAACATTGCCCGCGATCCAGGCAGCCGTGCTAAAGCCGCTGTTATGACTCGTGACCGTGATGTTGATCCAGTAGGTGCATGTGTTGGTATTCGTGGCTCCCGTATCCAGAACATTGTTCAGGAACTGCGCGGCGAACGTATCGACATCGTTGTTTGGAGCGCTGAGATCGCGACTTACGCACGTAACGCATTATCTCCTGCTGTTATCACCCGCATTGTTGTGGATGAAGAAGAAAACATGCTGGAAGTAATCGTACCTGATAGCCAGCTGACTAACGCCATTGGTCGTAAAGGTCAGAACGTTAAGCTTGCATCCAAGCTTCTCGGCTGGAAAATCGATATATTTACTGAAACCCGCTATAACGAAGGTCACGCAATCGGACAAGGTCTCGACCAGCTCGCAAGCGTAGCAGAAGTTCCACTTCAGTCCTTTGTTGATGCCGGTTTCCAGACCATTGAAAAGCTCCAAGACGCTTCAGACGAAGAGCTGCTGACGGTTGAGGGACTTACTGAGTCTAAAATTACCGACCTTCGCACTGCTATCAACTTCCTTTCCTCCGCTATCGAAGGAACTGTTTCTGATGAAACAGAAGAAGAAGCTGTTGAAGCTGTTGATGCCGATGACGCTGCCGAAGCTCCTGTAGCAGCTGATGAAGCACCTGCAGAAGAAGAAGTTGAAGAAGCAGGCGAAACTGAGGAAGCCGTTACCGAGAAAAAGGAAACGGAATAA
- a CDS encoding bifunctional oligoribonuclease/PAP phosphatase NrnA, with the protein MPNVVSQIAQAIRDDESFLLTAHIGPDGDAIGSVSALAWLLIKLDKKPIVFLESGLPAYLDWVELPCAVLTTAEELATCKPDRIIVMDCGDAERSGDIMFDFLSRTEAPVINIDHHLHNPMFGSINLVDTASSSTGELIANIVDEFGIAYDGFLGEGLYLAISSDTGRFAFNSTTARSHEIASKIINAGLKPGDFNEKLDSDWSLNKIKLWAELFAHIKIAVNGKVAYLTLSKALFERTGTEYSDIESIINYLRKIENVDIAMTVRETDSGSKASLRSHGAVDVQKMAASLGGGGHKNAAGISLDLPLEKAVETLLATIAQNLVLNEA; encoded by the coding sequence ATGCCAAACGTAGTATCACAGATTGCACAGGCAATTCGCGACGACGAGTCCTTTCTCCTTACAGCCCACATCGGTCCTGACGGTGATGCTATAGGGTCTGTTTCTGCGCTGGCGTGGCTGCTCATCAAGCTTGATAAAAAGCCTATTGTCTTTTTGGAATCAGGGCTTCCTGCATACCTCGACTGGGTAGAGTTGCCTTGTGCAGTTCTCACCACAGCGGAAGAACTGGCAACGTGCAAACCTGATCGCATCATTGTGATGGATTGTGGCGATGCAGAGCGCTCCGGCGACATCATGTTTGATTTTCTTTCCCGCACTGAAGCGCCAGTTATCAACATTGATCACCACCTGCATAACCCTATGTTCGGTAGCATCAACCTTGTTGATACTGCGTCCAGCTCCACTGGTGAACTGATTGCAAACATTGTGGACGAGTTCGGGATTGCATATGACGGCTTTCTCGGAGAAGGGTTGTATTTGGCCATCAGTTCAGACACTGGACGTTTTGCCTTTAACAGCACCACTGCCCGTTCCCATGAAATTGCTTCCAAGATCATTAATGCCGGTTTGAAACCGGGTGATTTTAATGAAAAGCTAGACAGTGACTGGAGCTTGAATAAGATTAAGCTTTGGGCCGAGCTCTTTGCTCATATTAAAATTGCGGTTAACGGGAAAGTAGCATATCTGACACTTTCTAAGGCACTTTTCGAGCGTACCGGTACTGAATATTCAGACATTGAATCGATCATTAACTATCTTCGAAAAATAGAGAATGTTGACATTGCAATGACCGTACGTGAGACTGATTCCGGCTCCAAAGCGAGCTTGCGTTCTCATGGTGCTGTGGATGTACAGAAAATGGCAGCAAGCCTTGGCGGCGGCGGACATAAAAATGCCGCGGGTATCAGCCTTGACCTTCCACTGGAAAAAGCAGTCGAAACCTTGCTTGCCACTATTGCTCAGAATCTGGTATTAAACGAGGCATAA